From Ipomoea triloba cultivar NCNSP0323 chromosome 5, ASM357664v1, the proteins below share one genomic window:
- the LOC116019146 gene encoding CLK4-associating serine/arginine rich protein isoform X2, with product MWHEARRSERKVHDMMDAARKRAQRRAIYLAKRRGDPQQSIQAIGSRCRIHRDDAVYQATEDQQGLIPWNGKQDILIDRFDGRALLDFIRDTSSRHSRAPQRTEEEEELEEFVNFERYRDLIKHRRRGFNDEEGLQHVNQEMEAKTAALFGADRPQVTQPSTSKGSYSQVGFSYDGEIKDETHYSDAEEDGDDEEEEEEDFNSDDSNDEAMESVAKEFGVKRYGWLVYMDKKAKEEERRQKEVIKGDPAIRKLSRKERRKASQLEREREREAARFTGTRLSHHDPYRESRRSPTYEAYSRSRRSRSKSRSWSPSHSRRHARGTHYDDVEQGRTPKIEYITEFGGDDDNEPKFEGYSPPRSPPSQADSLNRPSSGRILEALHVDPASGVSVDKEKNAKLQKTPASTTSAVAKLSKATPGSSISKQQGEKKETPQERLKRIMSKQLNKQIKKDTAVEMAKKREQEKLRLEKLAETNRLSRHRYRSRSRSYSRSPPRYRRSRSRSRSRSRSPSRGRSSRRHHSRSRSHSRSPSRSYSSSHSHSRSVSRSRSPRARRRSRY from the exons ATGTGGCACGAAGCAAGGAGGTCGGAGAGGAAAGTCCACGACATGATGGACGCCGCTCGGAAGAGAGCGCAGCGGCGAGCCATCTACCTGGCCAAGCGGCGCGGCGACCCTCAGCAATCCATCCAGGCCATCGGCTCCCGCTGTCGCATCCACCGCGATGATGCTGTTTATCAAGCTACGGAGGATCAGCAGGGACT GATACCTTGGAATGGCAAGCAGGATATTCTGATAGACAG ATTTGATGGGCGTGCTCTTCTTGATTTCATCCGGGATACCAGTTCCCGACATTCTCGGGCTCCACAAAGAactgaagaggaagaagaactAGAAGAGTTTGTTAATTTTGAGCGTTATCGGGACTTAATTAAGCATCGGCGTAGAGGAT TTAATGATGAAGAGGGGTTGCAACATGTAAACCAAGAGATGGAGGCTAAGACTGCTGCTCTATTTGGTGCAGACAG ACCTCAAGTAACACAGCCTTCAACAAGCAAGGGATCTTATTCCCAAGTGGGTTTCTCTTATGATGGTGAAATAAAAGATGAGACTCATTATTCAGATGCTGAGGaagatggtgatgatgaagaggaggaagaggaggatttTAATAGTGATGATAGCAACGATGAAGCAATGGAGTCTGTTGCAAAAGAATTTGGAGTgaagagatatggctggcttGTTTACATGGATAAAAAGGCAAAAGAGGAGGAAAGGAGacaaaaagaagttataaagggGGATCCAGCCATT AGGAAACTGagtagaaaagaaagaagaaaggcGTCACAGTTAGAAAGAGAAAGGGAAAGAGAAGCTGCTCGTTTTACTGGGACTAGACTTTCTCATCATGATCCATATCG CGAGTCAAGACGAAGTCCAACATATGAAGCTTACTCACGCTCTAGAAG ATCCAGGTCAAAGTCTCGATCATGGTCTCCATCACACTCCAGGCGCCATGCTCGTGGAACACATTATGATGATGTTGAGCAGGGCAGGACTCCAAAGATAGAATACATAACTGAGTTTGGGGGAGATGACGATAATGAGCCAAAGTTTGAAGGATATTCTCCACCTCGGAGCCCTCCATCTCAAGCTGACTCACTAAACCG GCCATCGTCTGGTCGCATTCTTGAAGCTCTTCATGTAGATCCTGCATCAGGGGTTTCTGTTGACAAGGAAAAGAATGCCAAATTACAGAAAACACCAGCAAG CACAACCTCAGCTGTAGCAAAATTAAGCAAGGCAACTCCTGGCTCAAGTATCTCTAAACAGCAGGGAGAAAAGAAGGAAACTCCCCAGGAGAGGCTCAAGCGAATCATGAGCAAACAACTGAATAAacaaa TCAAGAAAGATACAGCTGTTGAAATGGCTAAGAAGCGAGAACAAGAAAAACTGAGGCTTGAAAAACTTGCAGAAACAAATAGACTAAGTCGACATCGCTATCGAAGCCGTAGTAGAAGTTACAGTCGGTCCCCTCCAAG ATACCGTCGCAGTCGCAGTCGCAGTCGTAGTCGCAGTCGTAGCCCTAGCAGAGGCAGGAGTTCCCGAAGACACCACTCACGCTCTCGCTCACACTCAAGGTCTCCCTCACGTTCATACTCCAGTTCACACTCACATTCCCGTTCTGTCTCTCGATCTCGTTCACCTCG GGCTAGAAGAAGGTCAAGATATTAG
- the LOC116019146 gene encoding CLK4-associating serine/arginine rich protein isoform X1, whose amino-acid sequence MWHEARRSERKVHDMMDAARKRAQRRAIYLAKRRGDPQQSIQAIGSRCRIHRDDAVYQATEDQQGLIPWNGKQDILIDRFDGRALLDFIRDTSSRHSRAPQRTEEEEELEEFVNFERYRDLIKHRRRGFNDEEGLQHVNQEMEAKTAALFGADRPQVTQPSTSKGSYSQVGFSYDGEIKDETHYSDAEEDGDDEEEEEEDFNSDDSNDEAMESVAKEFGVKRYGWLVYMDKKAKEEERRQKEVIKGDPAIRKLSRKERRKASQLEREREREAARFTGTRLSHHDPYRESRRSPTYEAYSRSRRSRSKSRSWSPSHSRRHARGTHYDDVEQGRTPKIEYITEFGGDDDNEPKFEGYSPPRSPPSQADSLNRPSSGRILEALHVDPASGVSVDKEKNAKLQKTPASTTSAVAKLSKATPGSSISKQQGEKKETPQERLKRIMSKQLNKQIKKDTAVEMAKKREQEKLRLEKLAETNRLSRHRYRSRSRSYSRSPPRRYRRSRSRSRSRSRSPSRGRSSRRHHSRSRSHSRSPSRSYSSSHSHSRSVSRSRSPRARRRSRY is encoded by the exons ATGTGGCACGAAGCAAGGAGGTCGGAGAGGAAAGTCCACGACATGATGGACGCCGCTCGGAAGAGAGCGCAGCGGCGAGCCATCTACCTGGCCAAGCGGCGCGGCGACCCTCAGCAATCCATCCAGGCCATCGGCTCCCGCTGTCGCATCCACCGCGATGATGCTGTTTATCAAGCTACGGAGGATCAGCAGGGACT GATACCTTGGAATGGCAAGCAGGATATTCTGATAGACAG ATTTGATGGGCGTGCTCTTCTTGATTTCATCCGGGATACCAGTTCCCGACATTCTCGGGCTCCACAAAGAactgaagaggaagaagaactAGAAGAGTTTGTTAATTTTGAGCGTTATCGGGACTTAATTAAGCATCGGCGTAGAGGAT TTAATGATGAAGAGGGGTTGCAACATGTAAACCAAGAGATGGAGGCTAAGACTGCTGCTCTATTTGGTGCAGACAG ACCTCAAGTAACACAGCCTTCAACAAGCAAGGGATCTTATTCCCAAGTGGGTTTCTCTTATGATGGTGAAATAAAAGATGAGACTCATTATTCAGATGCTGAGGaagatggtgatgatgaagaggaggaagaggaggatttTAATAGTGATGATAGCAACGATGAAGCAATGGAGTCTGTTGCAAAAGAATTTGGAGTgaagagatatggctggcttGTTTACATGGATAAAAAGGCAAAAGAGGAGGAAAGGAGacaaaaagaagttataaagggGGATCCAGCCATT AGGAAACTGagtagaaaagaaagaagaaaggcGTCACAGTTAGAAAGAGAAAGGGAAAGAGAAGCTGCTCGTTTTACTGGGACTAGACTTTCTCATCATGATCCATATCG CGAGTCAAGACGAAGTCCAACATATGAAGCTTACTCACGCTCTAGAAG ATCCAGGTCAAAGTCTCGATCATGGTCTCCATCACACTCCAGGCGCCATGCTCGTGGAACACATTATGATGATGTTGAGCAGGGCAGGACTCCAAAGATAGAATACATAACTGAGTTTGGGGGAGATGACGATAATGAGCCAAAGTTTGAAGGATATTCTCCACCTCGGAGCCCTCCATCTCAAGCTGACTCACTAAACCG GCCATCGTCTGGTCGCATTCTTGAAGCTCTTCATGTAGATCCTGCATCAGGGGTTTCTGTTGACAAGGAAAAGAATGCCAAATTACAGAAAACACCAGCAAG CACAACCTCAGCTGTAGCAAAATTAAGCAAGGCAACTCCTGGCTCAAGTATCTCTAAACAGCAGGGAGAAAAGAAGGAAACTCCCCAGGAGAGGCTCAAGCGAATCATGAGCAAACAACTGAATAAacaaa TCAAGAAAGATACAGCTGTTGAAATGGCTAAGAAGCGAGAACAAGAAAAACTGAGGCTTGAAAAACTTGCAGAAACAAATAGACTAAGTCGACATCGCTATCGAAGCCGTAGTAGAAGTTACAGTCGGTCCCCTCCAAG AAGATACCGTCGCAGTCGCAGTCGCAGTCGTAGTCGCAGTCGTAGCCCTAGCAGAGGCAGGAGTTCCCGAAGACACCACTCACGCTCTCGCTCACACTCAAGGTCTCCCTCACGTTCATACTCCAGTTCACACTCACATTCCCGTTCTGTCTCTCGATCTCGTTCACCTCG GGCTAGAAGAAGGTCAAGATATTAG
- the LOC116019146 gene encoding CLK4-associating serine/arginine rich protein isoform X3, translated as MWHEARRSERKVHDMMDAARKRAQRRAIYLAKRRGDPQQSIQAIGSRCRIHRDDAVYQATEDQQGLIPWNGKQDILIDRFDGRALLDFIRDTSSRHSRAPQRTEEEEELEEFVNFERYRDLIKHRRRGFNDEEGLQHVNQEMEAKTAALFGADRPQVTQPSTSKGSYSQVGFSYDGEIKDETHYSDAEEDGDDEEEEEEDFNSDDSNDEAMESVAKEFGVKRYGWLVYMDKKAKEEERRQKEVIKGDPAIRKLSRKERRKASQLEREREREAARFTGTRLSHHDPYRESRRSPTYEAYSRSRRSKSRSWSPSHSRRHARGTHYDDVEQGRTPKIEYITEFGGDDDNEPKFEGYSPPRSPPSQADSLNRPSSGRILEALHVDPASGVSVDKEKNAKLQKTPASTTSAVAKLSKATPGSSISKQQGEKKETPQERLKRIMSKQLNKQIKKDTAVEMAKKREQEKLRLEKLAETNRLSRHRYRSRSRSYSRSPPRRYRRSRSRSRSRSRSPSRGRSSRRHHSRSRSHSRSPSRSYSSSHSHSRSVSRSRSPRARRRSRY; from the exons ATGTGGCACGAAGCAAGGAGGTCGGAGAGGAAAGTCCACGACATGATGGACGCCGCTCGGAAGAGAGCGCAGCGGCGAGCCATCTACCTGGCCAAGCGGCGCGGCGACCCTCAGCAATCCATCCAGGCCATCGGCTCCCGCTGTCGCATCCACCGCGATGATGCTGTTTATCAAGCTACGGAGGATCAGCAGGGACT GATACCTTGGAATGGCAAGCAGGATATTCTGATAGACAG ATTTGATGGGCGTGCTCTTCTTGATTTCATCCGGGATACCAGTTCCCGACATTCTCGGGCTCCACAAAGAactgaagaggaagaagaactAGAAGAGTTTGTTAATTTTGAGCGTTATCGGGACTTAATTAAGCATCGGCGTAGAGGAT TTAATGATGAAGAGGGGTTGCAACATGTAAACCAAGAGATGGAGGCTAAGACTGCTGCTCTATTTGGTGCAGACAG ACCTCAAGTAACACAGCCTTCAACAAGCAAGGGATCTTATTCCCAAGTGGGTTTCTCTTATGATGGTGAAATAAAAGATGAGACTCATTATTCAGATGCTGAGGaagatggtgatgatgaagaggaggaagaggaggatttTAATAGTGATGATAGCAACGATGAAGCAATGGAGTCTGTTGCAAAAGAATTTGGAGTgaagagatatggctggcttGTTTACATGGATAAAAAGGCAAAAGAGGAGGAAAGGAGacaaaaagaagttataaagggGGATCCAGCCATT AGGAAACTGagtagaaaagaaagaagaaaggcGTCACAGTTAGAAAGAGAAAGGGAAAGAGAAGCTGCTCGTTTTACTGGGACTAGACTTTCTCATCATGATCCATATCG CGAGTCAAGACGAAGTCCAACATATGAAGCTTACTCACGCTCTAGAAG GTCAAAGTCTCGATCATGGTCTCCATCACACTCCAGGCGCCATGCTCGTGGAACACATTATGATGATGTTGAGCAGGGCAGGACTCCAAAGATAGAATACATAACTGAGTTTGGGGGAGATGACGATAATGAGCCAAAGTTTGAAGGATATTCTCCACCTCGGAGCCCTCCATCTCAAGCTGACTCACTAAACCG GCCATCGTCTGGTCGCATTCTTGAAGCTCTTCATGTAGATCCTGCATCAGGGGTTTCTGTTGACAAGGAAAAGAATGCCAAATTACAGAAAACACCAGCAAG CACAACCTCAGCTGTAGCAAAATTAAGCAAGGCAACTCCTGGCTCAAGTATCTCTAAACAGCAGGGAGAAAAGAAGGAAACTCCCCAGGAGAGGCTCAAGCGAATCATGAGCAAACAACTGAATAAacaaa TCAAGAAAGATACAGCTGTTGAAATGGCTAAGAAGCGAGAACAAGAAAAACTGAGGCTTGAAAAACTTGCAGAAACAAATAGACTAAGTCGACATCGCTATCGAAGCCGTAGTAGAAGTTACAGTCGGTCCCCTCCAAG AAGATACCGTCGCAGTCGCAGTCGCAGTCGTAGTCGCAGTCGTAGCCCTAGCAGAGGCAGGAGTTCCCGAAGACACCACTCACGCTCTCGCTCACACTCAAGGTCTCCCTCACGTTCATACTCCAGTTCACACTCACATTCCCGTTCTGTCTCTCGATCTCGTTCACCTCG GGCTAGAAGAAGGTCAAGATATTAG